The following coding sequences are from one Humulus lupulus chromosome X, drHumLupu1.1, whole genome shotgun sequence window:
- the LOC133804275 gene encoding protein BUNDLE SHEATH DEFECTIVE 2, chloroplastic-like isoform X1 encodes MAYPLCSAPLSFFKPKPVSYNCFGDHIHTHQTLVQKCNVLNVRGARFRCVKAKAANKSNQSKKPNSVICGDCDGNGAVQCSQCLGIGVNSVDFFNGEFKAGDSCWLCGGKKHMLCGNCNGAGFIGGFMSTFDE; translated from the exons ATGGCCTATCCTCTTTGCTCGGCACCTCTAAGCTTCTTCAAACCAAAACCAGTTTCATATAATTGTTTCGGCGATCATATTCATACCCATCAAACTCTTGTTCAGAAATGCAACGTCCTAAACGTTCGAGGAGCAAGATTTCGATGCGTCAAAGCCAAG GCAGCCAATAAAAGTAATCAAAGCAAGAAACCAAATAGCGTGATCTGTGGTGATTGTGATGGAAATG GTGCAGTTCAGTGTTCGCAGTGCCTGGGGATTGGAGTGAACTCGGTTGATTTCTTCAATGGGGAATTTAAAGCGGGTGATTCTTGTTGGCTTTGCGG GGGGAAAAAACACATGTTGTGTGGAAACTGCAATGGAGCTGGCTTCATTGGAGGTTTCATGAGCACTTTTGATGAGTAG
- the LOC133804275 gene encoding protein BUNDLE SHEATH DEFECTIVE 2, chloroplastic-like isoform X4 gives MAYPLCSAPLSFFKPKPVSYNCFGDHIHTHQTLVQKCNVLNVRGARFRCVKAKAANKSNQSKKPNSVICGDCDGNGAVQCSQCLGIGVNSVDFFNGEFKAEK, from the exons ATGGCCTATCCTCTTTGCTCGGCACCTCTAAGCTTCTTCAAACCAAAACCAGTTTCATATAATTGTTTCGGCGATCATATTCATACCCATCAAACTCTTGTTCAGAAATGCAACGTCCTAAACGTTCGAGGAGCAAGATTTCGATGCGTCAAAGCCAAG GCAGCCAATAAAAGTAATCAAAGCAAGAAACCAAATAGCGTGATCTGTGGTGATTGTGATGGAAATG GTGCAGTTCAGTGTTCGCAGTGCCTGGGGATTGGAGTGAACTCGGTTGATTTCTTCAATGGGGAATTTAAAGCGG AAAAATAG
- the LOC133804275 gene encoding protein BUNDLE SHEATH DEFECTIVE 2, chloroplastic-like isoform X2 — MAYPLCSAPLSFFKPKPVSYNCFGDHIHTHQTLVQKCNVLNVRGARFRCVKAKAANKSNQSKKPNSVICGDCDGNGAVQCSQCLGIGVNSVDFFNGEFKAVCCFGFCRGKKHMLCGNCNGAGFIGGFMSTFDE; from the exons ATGGCCTATCCTCTTTGCTCGGCACCTCTAAGCTTCTTCAAACCAAAACCAGTTTCATATAATTGTTTCGGCGATCATATTCATACCCATCAAACTCTTGTTCAGAAATGCAACGTCCTAAACGTTCGAGGAGCAAGATTTCGATGCGTCAAAGCCAAG GCAGCCAATAAAAGTAATCAAAGCAAGAAACCAAATAGCGTGATCTGTGGTGATTGTGATGGAAATG GTGCAGTTCAGTGTTCGCAGTGCCTGGGGATTGGAGTGAACTCGGTTGATTTCTTCAATGGGGAATTTAAAGCGG TATGTTGTTTTGGTTTTTGCAGGGGGAAAAAACACATGTTGTGTGGAAACTGCAATGGAGCTGGCTTCATTGGAGGTTTCATGAGCACTTTTGATGAGTAG
- the LOC133804275 gene encoding protein BUNDLE SHEATH DEFECTIVE 2, chloroplastic-like isoform X3, which produces MAYPLCSAPLSFFKPKPVSYNCFGDHIHTHQTLVQKCNVLNVRGARFRCVKAKAANKSNQSKKPNSVICGDCDGNGAVQCSQCLGIGVNSVDFFNGEFKAGGKNTCCVETAMELASLEVS; this is translated from the exons ATGGCCTATCCTCTTTGCTCGGCACCTCTAAGCTTCTTCAAACCAAAACCAGTTTCATATAATTGTTTCGGCGATCATATTCATACCCATCAAACTCTTGTTCAGAAATGCAACGTCCTAAACGTTCGAGGAGCAAGATTTCGATGCGTCAAAGCCAAG GCAGCCAATAAAAGTAATCAAAGCAAGAAACCAAATAGCGTGATCTGTGGTGATTGTGATGGAAATG GTGCAGTTCAGTGTTCGCAGTGCCTGGGGATTGGAGTGAACTCGGTTGATTTCTTCAATGGGGAATTTAAAGCGG GGGGAAAAAACACATGTTGTGTGGAAACTGCAATGGAGCTGGCTTCATTGGAGGTTTCATGA